GGGATAATCCATTCCGAACTTCCTGGTCGTAACTTTTAATTAATCCACTTTCACCACGGCATACGCTGCACCCTACAAACGTCTCAGAGGTCCATAAAGGGAATTCCCACTCAGCAAACCGCCGAGATAAATCAAATGCCTCATTCTAATTGGATGTTTTGCGTCTTCGCATTTCCTTCTCTCTTCCAGCTCGTCTCGGCCAATCCGAACCAACGGAACTGGCGAGGGATCCTGATTGCCCTGCTCGTTATCATCGTTGTACTGGCGCTGATCGTGACATCCGTGGTGAGTATTCGTGACACCCTGCATACTAACCTATGACCCACGGGTCTTTGGCCACCTGACCGATGGTAGCACGCACACTCACATCCGGCTCAATGAGCCTGTCAATCAGATCAATGATCGTGGGATTTAGCTTTATATCGGCCGGGTAACCGTACTGCTTACGCTCCTGATGCCCAATGGTGACGGCTATGTTGTTCTCGTCAAAAGGCATCGTGCCGGACACTATGATAAACAGAACGCACCCCAGCGACCACATGTCGTGTGCCTTCGGATCGTACGGAATTCCCTTCAGGACTTCGGGTGCGGTGTACGCTATCGAACCGCAAAATGTTGCACTCAGCTCACTTGGCGCACCCTTCGGTTCGCTGCATTTTTTCGCAAAGCTGAAATCGGTCAGCTTCAAATAGGACGGGCTGGCCAGCAGCACATTCTCGCACTTGATATCCCGATGGCAAAAGCCTTGCTCGTGCATGTACTGTACAGCGCCTACCAGCTGGCGGAAAAACAATCTTGCCCGACGCTCCGAGATTCGTTTGCGCTCCTGCACGTACTGCAGCAGATCGCCGTACCGGCAGTAGTCCATGAACACGCACACGAACGGTCCATACTCTTGGATCGACATCACCGACACGATGTGTGGATGACTGAGGGCCAGCATTGCCACCGTTTCGCGGGGCAGCAATCGCTCGTAATCCTTCGAGGTGCGGCGTCGATCGATCAGCTTGCAGGCTATTAAGTGTCCCGGACCGGTTTCCAACCGTGCTGGTCGATAAAACGCTTGATATACCTTCGAGTACGATCCAGATCCAATGCACCGTCCGATGATATAGCCTTTCGCATTGAGAACGTTCTTCACTCTGGTTCGACTCCAGGTAGCGGCCGATCCGGTAACCTCACTGCCACTGTTCGGTCCATCATTTGTTGATGGATTAGATTTGGAATTTTGCTgcatttcgatgaaattttgaatgctCGAAATTAGGCACCAGCGTTTTTCTTGCTTGAGTACGCTGGTGATGTTGCTGGTACGACTGTTCTGGACGAACTACTCTTCATGGCTTGCTTCTATTTCAAACAGAATGTATTCGCGTGAAATAGTTTTGCAAACCTTTGAATAATCACAGTAGGTAATTACAATATTATCCCCATAATAACACTAATTATATCAGAGAAGCGATTGCGTATACTTGTAGTAAATATGGAGAGAACCCATTTAATCACATTGCATCTGTGGTTTCATTTACTTATTTACCACTATTTTTTGACATCTACTCCATGCAATGAATCCAGCTGCAGGCCCACGAGAGCTGACAAAATCTTGACGTTTGCTCAAAATCACAAACAAGTGCtcacaaaagtaaacaaactcTCCAGAGATAAGATCAAATAATTTCTAAGTTATCAGGTGGTTGTAAAAGATCGAATATTGTTTAGTttaacttcttttttgtttcatccgaTTAACTGGCCAGCTGTAACAATACTCACATTCTGTAGTTCTggtgaaaaaattaaagcaatcgTTGCGAAAATCATATCGAGCGGGcggatttacattttgagcggGAGGAAATACTTCCTAGGCTACGAAATACATTTCAAGACCGGCGAAGTATGCCATTCAAAAGGCAAAGTGGCTTGTTAAACCCTGTATTTCTTCAGGTTGTTATGGATACCATATATTGGCATACTCAATTATCACCTTAAGACATCTGTGTAGAGTTAATCTCTTCACATGAAACCAAAGCTTGGAAGCGAAATATTGACGTAAAAAGGGTAAAACTCCAATCGCTTGTACAAAACATTCCTTATTTATCactatttaaaattatcaaacataCCAAATCCTTTTCACACGAGCTGCCATTGCCATTCGATAGCCTTTTACCTTGACCAAATCCAAATGCATCACATGGGATCCAATTTATGTGGCTCGTCACACCTTCGTTACCATTCGTCCCAGACTTCGATTTCGCGCCGTTAGACACACGCGTGCGACTACACTCTAATGCAATTCTCCGATGCGACCTTGAATCCGATAGCTACCCCCTAGAATTCGTGCTATTTCTATTCCCGTGACGATTGGATCCGTCACCAAATTCAATAtaccgaataatttaatttgtgccAAAAAACCCGACACCGTTCGTTCGCTTCGCCATTTTCCACGAAGTGCCGCACTACGGCATCCGAGAAGTTCGGAAGTCCTTCTGTCGAAAACGAGCTTATTTCCCAATTCCTGCCATTCGGGCACTTGACACGATGTGGTTAATTTCCTTATACCCTCGGTTGCACATCCCGTTTGGACCGCTCATGCTACGAAGTTGGGAATGTCGCATGGTGGTTGAGGACCCTGCTGGATACGGTCACTGCACGGCGTGCTCGAGTGGTTTGACCAAGTTGGCAGATTACTTTTGACCTTATCCActcaaaaaaggtaaagttttgtggaaaacaaaaccaagagAAGGACAAGAGTGGACAGAGTTGGCGATCGTAAGCTTAATCCTTTGGTATTGTGAAGCACACAGAAAAATGAAGTCAAGAGAACACAAACCGTTGGCTTAAAGCCAATTTGTAGCAAACTATTCATCAAGCCAATGATGGTTATTCGTGTTAACATCCTAAGCATAACATTAAAGAGGTGTTGTGAATGTATTTGTGAAGGCAACGCATTTTCAAGCgatctttattattttccgtTAATTATTTTGTAGATTTAAGAATTTTCTTTATTAAGGCTAAATTTACAGCATTTGCATCTGCCATGTTAATTGTTTATCATATTGTTTATTCTTCTCTTCAAATAAACCGCTTCTATTTTTAGATGTTATGCTACTCCTTCTCGTTTTGAAGCCtccaaacattttgttttatctccTGTCCATCGGTTAGGATCAGAAGTGAAATTTGCACGTTTTTCAACATTCCCACACAATTTTAAGTCCATTCCAAGGAATAAACCAGCAATTGAGTTTCCCGGGTACCCCAAAAACCTACCATCTGGTGCCATCGTGCGTAACTCTTTCGTATCACGTTGTCCGATCTGGAAATTGATCTGCTTCCACTTCAATTCGACCTTTCCGAGCATGTCGGCATGCAGTCCCGtggcaaagcaaaaagaaacaacaacaacaaatctcCAAACAGCTCCAACCAAAAGGCTTCCGTAAATAATTGAGTACATTATTCGCACACCGTTTATCAAGTATCTAGCCGCTTCTATGAAATACGGACCGAAACACGGGGTCCTTCCACGAAGTGCGCTACGTCGGTTCTGGTTGACTTGTCTGCAACTGTTATCGAATTTATGCTACTCGCTTATTTTTGGTAGCGCAACACCAATCTTTTTCACTTGTCCGGCACGCGGGTACCCATTTCCCTTTTCCTACGTCAATCATCTTAAGTCCGGTACCAACAACCAAAATAAAGTGTCTGACATTTTCTCCCAGAGACTCCTTTGGTAAAGGTTGTTTTTAACTTTTCCAACCTGGGCGGCACACTGTACTAAACCCGCTCACGTTCGCTCCTTTTACGGTGTACCAGTCAACATATCAACACGTAAGCCCCGttacaatttattaaaacataaaacattttccccaaAAGTCTAATTACCACTTCTACGGCACTCTTTTAATGACGGCAGTGCGCTCCAACCGGTGGGAAAAACGCACGTAAAGCAATAGAATGTTTTCTCGCTCAGTCGCCATGGTAGCGTATAGACATCACACAAACATCACCAGGGCATGCTTCGACGATCGGTCATCCAAGCACGTTTCGATGCCGGCTTGCAGttagaaaattatatttaattgcTTTTTGGCTTCCAGCATGCACTTTGGTGCCGCAACACGAACACTGGCACTGATGTTTCCTTATGCATAgcgcatagttttttt
This Anopheles marshallii chromosome 3, idAnoMarsDA_429_01, whole genome shotgun sequence DNA region includes the following protein-coding sequences:
- the LOC128716410 gene encoding testis-specific serine/threonine-protein kinase 6-like, whose translation is MQQNSKSNPSTNDGPNSGSEVTGSAATWSRTRVKNVLNAKGYIIGRCIGSGSYSKVYQAFYRPARLETGPGHLIACKLIDRRRTSKDYERLLPRETVAMLALSHPHIVSVMSIQEYGPFVCVFMDYCRYGDLLQYVQERKRISERRARLFFRQLVGAVQYMHEQGFCHRDIKCENVLLASPSYLKLTDFSFAKKCSEPKGAPSELSATFCGSIAYTAPEVLKGIPYDPKAHDMWSLGCVLFIIVSGTMPFDENNIAVTIGHQERKQYGYPADIKLNPTIIDLIDRLIEPDVSVRATIGQVAKDPWVIG